The genomic window AGGTAAGATTTTAAATGTTGAAAAATCAAGACTTGATAAAATTCTAAAATCAGATGAGATTAGAAATATGATTACAGCTCTTGGTTGTGGTATTGGTGAAGATTTTGATAATGAAAAAATCAGATACCATAAAATCATTATCATGACAGATGCTGACGTTGATGGAAGCCATATTCAAACACTTTTATTAACTTTCTTCTTTAGATTTTTAAGACCAGTTATTGAAAATGGATATTTATATATTGCTCAACCACCGCTTTATAGATATAAAAAAGGTAAAAATGAAATTTATCTAAAAGATGATACAGCTTTATCTGCATTTTTAATTGAAAATGGTTTAGAATCATTTACTTTTGAAGGATTAGGATATAACGATTTATTAGATTTATTTAAAATAGTTTCAAGATATAGAAGCATGTTAGCTCAATTAGCAAAAAGATACTCTTTACTTGAAGTTTTAAAATATTTAATTGAAAATAGTGAACTTGTAAATCTTGATTTTGCATCATTATATGAAAAAGTAAAAGAATTTTTAGATGCAAGAGGTCATAATATTCTTTCTAAAAATGTTACAGAAACAAGAATCCAGTTATTTGTACAAACAAAAGAGGGTTTAGAAGAGTTAATTATTGATGAAGAACTATTTGCATCATCATATTTTAGTGAAGCAACTTATATTTATAATAAATTAGTTGAAAGAGATTTAACAGTATTTGAAGGTAGAGATCTATTAGATATCTTAGATGATATTGAAACTTTAGCTAAGAAAGGTGCATACATTCAAAGATATAAAGGTCTTGGGGAAATGAATCCTGAGCAATTATGGGAAACTACTATGATTCCAGATAATAGAAGACTTTTAAGGGTTAAAATTGAAGATGCAGAAGTTGCTTCTGATACATTTACTTTATTTATGGGTGATGAAGTTGAACCTAGAAGAAACTATATTGAAGAACACGCAAAAGACGTTGAACACTTAGACGTTTAATATATTCTTAAAAGCATAGTTAAAAACTATGCTTTTTTTACTCTAAAACATTTTCAGTAAAAGCAAAAATATTACCTCTTTTTCTTAAAATATTATTTACTATGTTATAACCATGATTTAAAGCGATTGCGATTGATCCACCTGATGCAAAAGCGATATCACCAGCTACATATACATCTTTTGCACTTGTCTCTTGGTGTTCATCAAAAATAGGTTTTAAATCTTCATCATAATCAACTGCACAATTTTTTAGAAAATCAACAGGTGTTGTTCCTCCAATGGCATAAATAATTCTGTCATAAATAACACTATATCCATCAGTAAAAGTTACTTTTGCTTTTCCCTCTTCATTTTCTACAGATTCAATATCTGTATTCATTCTTAATCTAAGTTTCTCTTCACCATTATATTTATTTAAAATATCTTCATTTAAATCATTTAATCTTGTAAAAGTTACTTTTCTATAAACTAAAGTTACATTGTTTTTTTGATCAGCTAAATGGTATGCATATTCAGCTGCACTATTTCCGCCACCAACAACCAAAATTTTTTCATTTGATGAACATCTATCTAAATTAAAACCTACTTGAGATTTTATTGATGGTGGAATTTTATAATCTGGTTTATTTGGTTTTCCCATTTTTCCAATAGCAATGATTGCATTTTTAGTTTGGATTAAACCTTTTGAAGTATGAACTTCTAATAAATCTGTTTCTTGATTTCTTATAATTTTTTCAACTTCAGTGTTAAATATGGAATCAATTTTTTCATTATCTAATAAATCATTAAAATAATCTAAGGTTGTCTCTTTAGTTCCGTCAAAAAAATCAACATTACCTTGTAAAGTTATAACTTGACCTTTATAATCTTTGTCAACTCTTTTATTATCTTTATAAAATTTTCTAATAGTATTTGAATGGTTATCTGTTTTTTCTATTAGTAAAATTTCACCAATTTTGTGAGCTGCTGATTCTATAGCACAGCCAATTCCACCTGGACCTCCACCGATAATTACAATATCATAAATTTTATTTTTCATAATTCTCTTTCATATTAAATTTGATTTACAATAAATTATACTTGATTTTATACATTAATTCAATTAGTAACACTTATAAGGCTTTTTAGGATAAAATGCCTAAAAATTAGATTTATAAAAGGTTTAAAAATTATGGAAATGAAATATGGTGAAAAAGAAATTAGAGAGTTTGATATTAATAAAGAAGAAAATTTTTGGCCAAATGCTCATGAAAAAAATTATATTATAGATATTGAATTACCTGAATTTATGGCTAAATGTCCAAGAAGTGGTTATCCAGATTTTGCAACAATAAAATTACAATATACTCCAAATAAAAAAGTTATAGAATTAAAAGCATTAAAAATATATATAAATACATTTATGTTTAGAGAAGTATCACATGAAAATTCTATTAATGAAATTTTTGATACTTTATATGCTAAATTAGAGCCAAAATGGATGAAAGTTATTGGGGATTTTAAACCAAGAGGAAATGTACATACAGTTATTGAAATAGATAGCTCGAAATTTTAGGAATTAGACCTTGGAAAGATTAGTTACAACTTCACAAGCAGCTGAAATATTGGGCTTATCTTTACAGGGGATACATTATAGAATTAAAAAAGAACAATTAAAATCTATTAAAAAAGATGGAAAAACTTTTGTTTATTTAGATGAAGATGAAAAAGTTGATAAGCCTGAATTTCAAGCTGAAATAAAACCAAAAGTTCAAACAACATCTGTTAAACAACCTCCTTTTGATGCTGTACAAGCTGTTATTGATGTTAAAGATGAACAAATTGAATTATTAAAAAAATCCATGAAATGGATGAAAAAACAATATATTTCAGAAATCTTTAGATTAGAAAAAAATCAAAAAAGAATAATAGAAGTTTTTAACTCTGAAATAAAACTTTTACAAAGTGCATTTAATGAAATGCGTTCTATTTATAAACCCCAAATTGAATCAAATTTAAGAAATCAAAGAAAAGAAGATGCCTCTTATGATTTTATTACTGTAAAAGATTTTTTTGTATTAAT from Arcobacter venerupis includes these protein-coding regions:
- a CDS encoding NAD(P)-binding domain-containing protein translates to MKNKIYDIVIIGGGPGGIGCAIESAAHKIGEILLIEKTDNHSNTIRKFYKDNKRVDKDYKGQVITLQGNVDFFDGTKETTLDYFNDLLDNEKIDSIFNTEVEKIIRNQETDLLEVHTSKGLIQTKNAIIAIGKMGKPNKPDYKIPPSIKSQVGFNLDRCSSNEKILVVGGGNSAAEYAYHLADQKNNVTLVYRKVTFTRLNDLNEDILNKYNGEEKLRLRMNTDIESVENEEGKAKVTFTDGYSVIYDRIIYAIGGTTPVDFLKNCAVDYDEDLKPIFDEHQETSAKDVYVAGDIAFASGGSIAIALNHGYNIVNNILRKRGNIFAFTENVLE
- the queF gene encoding preQ(1) synthase; this translates as MKYGEKEIREFDINKEENFWPNAHEKNYIIDIELPEFMAKCPRSGYPDFATIKLQYTPNKKVIELKALKIYINTFMFREVSHENSINEIFDTLYAKLEPKWMKVIGDFKPRGNVHTVIEIDSSKF
- a CDS encoding DNA-binding protein, with translation MERLVTTSQAAEILGLSLQGIHYRIKKEQLKSIKKDGKTFVYLDEDEKVDKPEFQAEIKPKVQTTSVKQPPFDAVQAVIDVKDEQIELLKKSMKWMKKQYISEIFRLEKNQKRIIEVFNSEIKLLQSAFNEMRSIYKPQIESNLRNQRKEDASYDFITVKDFFVLMKRYNKKEQEIKLIILNRIKIGDKRFIYNKVEKKLLILNSDFLDLI